One part of the Ktedonobacterales bacterium genome encodes these proteins:
- a CDS encoding ClbS/DfsB family four-helix bundle protein: MSKAQLLNDLKDEIARWEALLDDIGEARMTRPDVAGGWSVKDIVAHLTGWRSRTVRRFQAALRHESSPPPPWPPHLQTDDEINAWIYASNRDRPVADVLQESRAVFQQLVDILSAFPEAELLDPNRFDWIGGEPLTGAAFFAHFHEEHELDMRAWLDKIRQEESQRG, encoded by the coding sequence ATGAGCAAAGCACAGCTACTCAACGATCTCAAGGACGAAATTGCCCGCTGGGAAGCGCTGCTGGACGACATTGGCGAAGCGCGTATGACCCGGCCAGACGTCGCCGGAGGGTGGTCGGTCAAGGACATCGTGGCGCACCTGACGGGCTGGCGGAGCCGGACAGTGAGGCGCTTTCAGGCGGCCCTGCGGCATGAGTCATCTCCACCGCCACCCTGGCCGCCGCATTTACAGACAGACGACGAGATCAACGCCTGGATTTACGCATCCAACCGGGATCGCCCGGTAGCCGACGTACTCCAGGAGTCGCGCGCCGTCTTTCAGCAGTTGGTAGACATCCTCAGCGCGTTTCCCGAAGCCGAACTGCTGGACCCCAACCGCTTCGATTGGATTGGCGGCGAGCCGCTCACTGGAGCAGCCTTCTTCGCCCATTTTCACGAGGAACATGAGCTGGACATGCGCGCCTGGCTGGACAAGATCAGGCAGGAGGAGAGCCAAAGGGGCTAA
- a CDS encoding Uma2 family endonuclease, translating to MGRYTITIEPGALTSAEEYARLPDEPGWHTELTDGRVIRMPMVKDHAHGWIIDNLSRRLSPYVHDRELGRLTYSQEGYDISNPGAEGETAWAPDLAFVATERVSIVREARRLGIYPRLAPDLAVEVISPSQTRKEATDKAQRWLAAGVRLMWVIWPESQTVEVWQADEPMRTLSAHDRLDGLEVVPGFTMPVAELFAF from the coding sequence ATGGGCCGCTACACTATCACCATTGAGCCAGGCGCTCTTACCAGCGCCGAAGAATACGCCCGCTTGCCAGATGAGCCGGGCTGGCACACAGAACTGACCGATGGGAGAGTAATTCGTATGCCGATGGTGAAGGATCATGCGCACGGCTGGATTATTGATAATCTTTCTCGGCGCCTCTCTCCCTATGTGCATGACCGTGAGCTAGGCCGCTTAACCTATAGCCAGGAGGGCTACGATATTAGCAACCCTGGCGCTGAAGGTGAAACGGCCTGGGCGCCTGATCTGGCCTTTGTGGCAACAGAGCGGGTATCCATCGTGCGGGAAGCGCGCCGCCTGGGCATCTACCCTCGCCTGGCGCCCGATCTGGCCGTAGAGGTCATTTCCCCTTCCCAAACCCGTAAAGAAGCCACCGACAAGGCACAGCGGTGGCTGGCCGCTGGTGTGCGCCTGATGTGGGTGATCTGGCCGGAAAGCCAGACGGTAGAGGTCTGGCAGGCTGATGAGCCGATGCGCACGCTCAGCGCGCATGATCGGCTTGATGGCCTGGAGGTCGTCCCTGGCTTCACGATGCCCGTTGCTGAATTGTTTGCGTTTTAG